A window of the Equus asinus isolate D_3611 breed Donkey chromosome 20, EquAss-T2T_v2, whole genome shotgun sequence genome harbors these coding sequences:
- the SPTY2D1 gene encoding protein SPT2 homolog isoform X1: protein MDFREILLIASKGQGVNNVPKRYSLAVGPPKKDPKVKGVQSAAVQAFLRRKQEEVRRKALEEKKRKEELVKKRIELKHDKKARAMAKRTKDNFHGYNGIPVEEKSKKRQVVESHTSQGTDQEYEMEEEDEYLEYNQAESEYEEEQEPPKVESKPKVPVKSAPPLMNFTDLLRLAEKKQHEPVEIKVVKKTEERPMTAEELREREFLERKHRKKRPETDARLPPIKKAPSQKDSVGTKLSKVSGDKHPSSKGTPLPHAEKKSRPSIGNDKHLGLSSSKSMPGERTKAGSGKCSQPSLREGHDRPVFNGAGKTHSSTSSPHVPKTPAKGTQKSATEHKAKKSPPYPSHSRPGPTVTPHNKAKSPGVRQPGSSSSSAPGQPSAGTARPTLSSGPLPRRQNGSSSLGPERSVSGTKKPASDLHPSGRIVSGTRGPGRPVSSSSGPGRPMSGSGGSGRPVGSSGGPGQPVSSPRDLQRPMSGSGPLGRSVSGPGRSVSGSVPAGRTFSSSGPGRPVSSLGPGRTVSSSGPPLKPKCTVVSETISSKNIISRSSNGQMNGMKPSLAGYRSAQGPQRPPFPSGYKRQREYEEEEDDDEYDSEMEDFIEDEGEPQEEISKHIREIFGYDRKKYKDESDYALRYMESSWKEQQKEEAKSLRLGMQEDLEEMRREEEEMRRRKAKKLKRH, encoded by the exons aaaagataTAGTTTGGCCGTGGGGCCTCCCAAAAAAGATCCAAAAGTTAAGGGTGTCCAGTCAGCAGCCGTACAGGcttttctcagaagaaaacaagaggagGTCAGACGAAAAG ccttagaagaaaaaaagagaaaagaagaactaGTGAAAAAGCGAATTGAGCTAAAACATGACAAGAAAGCAAGAGCTATGGCCAAGAGGACAAAGGATAATTTCCATGGCTACAATGGAATTCCTGTTGAGGAAAAGTCAAAGAAGAGGCAGGTGGTGGAAAGCCACACTAGCCAGGGAACAGACCAAGAGTACGAGATGGAAGAAGAGGATGAATACTTAGAATATAATCAAGCAGAGTCAGAGTATGAGGAAGAGCAAGAACCTCCCAAAGTTGAAAGCAAACCAAAGGTCCCCGTTAAAAGTGCCCCACCACTCATGAACTTCACTGATCTGCTGAGGCTGGCTGAGAAAAAGCAGCATGAACCAGTGGAGATTAAGGtagtgaagaaaacagaagaacgGCCTATGACTGCAGAGGAACTTAGGGAGCGAGAATTTCTTGAACGAAAGCATAGGAAAAAGAGGCCTGAGACAGATGCGAGACTACCTCCAATCAAAAAGGCACCCTCTCAGAAAGACAGTGTGGGCACAAAACTTAGCAAGGTTTCTGGGGACAAGCATCCTTCTTCCAAGGGTACTCCCCTTCCTCATGCTGAGAAGAAATCCAGACCCAGCATAGGGAATGACAAACACTTAGGTTTGTCTTCATCCAAATCCATGCCAGGAGAGAGGACCAAAGCAGGATCTGGCAAATGCTCCCAACCCTCGCTTCGTGAGGGCCATGACAGACCTGTCTTCAATGGGGCTGGAAAGACCCACTCAAGCACCTCTTCACCACATGTCCCAAAGACTCCTGCTAAAGGGACTCAGAAATCTGCTACTGAGCACAAAGCCAAAAAATCTCCTCCCTATCCTAGCCATTCCAGGCCTGGGCCCACGGTCACCCCACACAATAAGGCTAAGAGTCCAGGTGTCAGGCAGCCAGGCAGCAGCTCCAGCTCAGCCCCTGGGCAGCCCAGTGCAGGAACTGCCCGGCCCACACTTAGTTCTGGCCCCCTGCCCAGGCGCCAGAATGGCAGCTCCAGCTTAGGACCTGAGCGATCAGTCAGTGGGACCAAGAAGCCAGCCAGTGACTTGCATCCCTCTGGACGGATAGTCAGTGGTACACGTGGCCCTGGACGACCTGTAAGCAGCTCAAGTGGTCCTGGGCGACCCATGAGTGGCTCGGGTGGTTCTGGGAGACCTGTGGGCAGCTCTGGTGGCCCTGGGCAGCCTGTGAGCAGTCCACGTGACCTTCAACGACCAATGAGCGGCTCAGGCCCCCTTGGGCGGTCAGTGAGTGGCCCTGGGCGATCAGTAAGTGGCTCGGTTCCAGCTGGACGGACTTTCAGTAGTTCAGGGCCTGGAAGACCAGTGAGCAGCTTGGGACCTGGGCGAACAGTTAGTAGCTCAGGTCCCCCCCTGAAGCCCAAGTGCACTGTTGTCTCAGAAACAATTTCTTCCAAGAATATCATTAGCCGGTCCAGcaatggacagatgaatggaatGAAGCCTTCCTTAGCTGGCTACAGATCTGCCCAAG GTCCTCAAAGGCCTCCCTTCCCTAGTGGTTACAAAAGGCAGCGAGAAtatgaagaggaggaagatgatgatgAATATGACTCTGAAATGGAAGATTTTATTGAAGATGAAGGAGAACCTCAGGAAGAAATATCCAAGCACATTAGAGAAATCTTTGGCTATGACCGAAAAAA ATACAAAGATGAAAGTGATTATGCCTTACGTTACATGGAGAGTAGCTGGAAAGagcagcagaaggaagaagcaaAGAG tttaagACTAGGTATGCAAGAAGACTTGGAGGAAATGAGAcgtgaagaagaagaaatgagacgTCGTAAGGCCAAGAAGCTGAAGAGGCATTAG
- the SPTY2D1 gene encoding protein SPT2 homolog isoform X2, with protein sequence MAKRTKDNFHGYNGIPVEEKSKKRQVVESHTSQGTDQEYEMEEEDEYLEYNQAESEYEEEQEPPKVESKPKVPVKSAPPLMNFTDLLRLAEKKQHEPVEIKVVKKTEERPMTAEELREREFLERKHRKKRPETDARLPPIKKAPSQKDSVGTKLSKVSGDKHPSSKGTPLPHAEKKSRPSIGNDKHLGLSSSKSMPGERTKAGSGKCSQPSLREGHDRPVFNGAGKTHSSTSSPHVPKTPAKGTQKSATEHKAKKSPPYPSHSRPGPTVTPHNKAKSPGVRQPGSSSSSAPGQPSAGTARPTLSSGPLPRRQNGSSSLGPERSVSGTKKPASDLHPSGRIVSGTRGPGRPVSSSSGPGRPMSGSGGSGRPVGSSGGPGQPVSSPRDLQRPMSGSGPLGRSVSGPGRSVSGSVPAGRTFSSSGPGRPVSSLGPGRTVSSSGPPLKPKCTVVSETISSKNIISRSSNGQMNGMKPSLAGYRSAQGPQRPPFPSGYKRQREYEEEEDDDEYDSEMEDFIEDEGEPQEEISKHIREIFGYDRKKYKDESDYALRYMESSWKEQQKEEAKSLRLGMQEDLEEMRREEEEMRRRKAKKLKRH encoded by the exons ATGGCCAAGAGGACAAAGGATAATTTCCATGGCTACAATGGAATTCCTGTTGAGGAAAAGTCAAAGAAGAGGCAGGTGGTGGAAAGCCACACTAGCCAGGGAACAGACCAAGAGTACGAGATGGAAGAAGAGGATGAATACTTAGAATATAATCAAGCAGAGTCAGAGTATGAGGAAGAGCAAGAACCTCCCAAAGTTGAAAGCAAACCAAAGGTCCCCGTTAAAAGTGCCCCACCACTCATGAACTTCACTGATCTGCTGAGGCTGGCTGAGAAAAAGCAGCATGAACCAGTGGAGATTAAGGtagtgaagaaaacagaagaacgGCCTATGACTGCAGAGGAACTTAGGGAGCGAGAATTTCTTGAACGAAAGCATAGGAAAAAGAGGCCTGAGACAGATGCGAGACTACCTCCAATCAAAAAGGCACCCTCTCAGAAAGACAGTGTGGGCACAAAACTTAGCAAGGTTTCTGGGGACAAGCATCCTTCTTCCAAGGGTACTCCCCTTCCTCATGCTGAGAAGAAATCCAGACCCAGCATAGGGAATGACAAACACTTAGGTTTGTCTTCATCCAAATCCATGCCAGGAGAGAGGACCAAAGCAGGATCTGGCAAATGCTCCCAACCCTCGCTTCGTGAGGGCCATGACAGACCTGTCTTCAATGGGGCTGGAAAGACCCACTCAAGCACCTCTTCACCACATGTCCCAAAGACTCCTGCTAAAGGGACTCAGAAATCTGCTACTGAGCACAAAGCCAAAAAATCTCCTCCCTATCCTAGCCATTCCAGGCCTGGGCCCACGGTCACCCCACACAATAAGGCTAAGAGTCCAGGTGTCAGGCAGCCAGGCAGCAGCTCCAGCTCAGCCCCTGGGCAGCCCAGTGCAGGAACTGCCCGGCCCACACTTAGTTCTGGCCCCCTGCCCAGGCGCCAGAATGGCAGCTCCAGCTTAGGACCTGAGCGATCAGTCAGTGGGACCAAGAAGCCAGCCAGTGACTTGCATCCCTCTGGACGGATAGTCAGTGGTACACGTGGCCCTGGACGACCTGTAAGCAGCTCAAGTGGTCCTGGGCGACCCATGAGTGGCTCGGGTGGTTCTGGGAGACCTGTGGGCAGCTCTGGTGGCCCTGGGCAGCCTGTGAGCAGTCCACGTGACCTTCAACGACCAATGAGCGGCTCAGGCCCCCTTGGGCGGTCAGTGAGTGGCCCTGGGCGATCAGTAAGTGGCTCGGTTCCAGCTGGACGGACTTTCAGTAGTTCAGGGCCTGGAAGACCAGTGAGCAGCTTGGGACCTGGGCGAACAGTTAGTAGCTCAGGTCCCCCCCTGAAGCCCAAGTGCACTGTTGTCTCAGAAACAATTTCTTCCAAGAATATCATTAGCCGGTCCAGcaatggacagatgaatggaatGAAGCCTTCCTTAGCTGGCTACAGATCTGCCCAAG GTCCTCAAAGGCCTCCCTTCCCTAGTGGTTACAAAAGGCAGCGAGAAtatgaagaggaggaagatgatgatgAATATGACTCTGAAATGGAAGATTTTATTGAAGATGAAGGAGAACCTCAGGAAGAAATATCCAAGCACATTAGAGAAATCTTTGGCTATGACCGAAAAAA ATACAAAGATGAAAGTGATTATGCCTTACGTTACATGGAGAGTAGCTGGAAAGagcagcagaaggaagaagcaaAGAG tttaagACTAGGTATGCAAGAAGACTTGGAGGAAATGAGAcgtgaagaagaagaaatgagacgTCGTAAGGCCAAGAAGCTGAAGAGGCATTAG